From one Amycolatopsis sp. FDAARGOS 1241 genomic stretch:
- a CDS encoding alpha/beta fold hydrolase translates to MPDLTMRDGTRLHVRDEGAGPTLLLLPGWGVSTWWFRKQFETLTASFRVVSYDPRGQGDSDKTTHGQRTARLAADLAEVITWTGAEPVHLVAWSGGGSTALQYVELFGTDRLRTLTLVGASPKLLKSDGWELGFADLDGLLGWVGLVGSDFGAAAETLLPAFFAEPLPAEDKEATLAEMRRCDAAAMALASWDFIIQDYRDVLRLIDVPALIITGEADVAVPAGNGPYLHEHIAGSRLEIVAKAAHCPFLEQPEQFDAALRKFLAA, encoded by the coding sequence ATGCCTGATCTGACGATGCGCGACGGCACCCGGCTGCACGTCCGGGACGAGGGGGCCGGTCCTACCCTGCTGCTCCTGCCCGGCTGGGGCGTGTCGACGTGGTGGTTCCGCAAGCAGTTCGAGACGCTGACCGCCTCGTTCCGGGTTGTGTCCTACGACCCGCGCGGGCAGGGCGACTCGGACAAGACGACGCACGGGCAGCGCACAGCGCGGCTGGCGGCCGATCTCGCGGAGGTCATCACGTGGACCGGTGCGGAGCCGGTGCACCTGGTGGCGTGGTCCGGTGGCGGCTCGACGGCGTTGCAGTACGTGGAGCTGTTCGGGACCGACCGGCTGCGGACGCTGACGCTGGTCGGCGCGAGCCCGAAGCTGCTGAAGTCCGACGGGTGGGAGCTGGGCTTCGCCGACCTCGACGGGCTCCTCGGGTGGGTCGGCCTGGTGGGGAGTGACTTCGGGGCCGCCGCGGAGACCCTGTTGCCGGCGTTCTTCGCCGAGCCACTGCCGGCCGAGGACAAGGAAGCCACGCTGGCGGAAATGCGCCGGTGCGACGCGGCTGCGATGGCGCTCGCGTCGTGGGACTTCATCATCCAGGACTACCGCGACGTGCTGCGGCTGATCGACGTGCCGGCGCTGATCATCACCGGTGAGGCCGACGTGGCGGTGCCGGCGGGCAACGGGCCCTACCTTCACGAGCACATCGCGGGCTCGCGGCTGGAGATCGTGGCGAAGGCGGCGCACTGCCCGTTCCTGGAGCAGCCCGAGCAGTTCGACGCGGCGTTGCGGAAGTTCCTCGCCGCCTGA
- a CDS encoding TetR/AcrR family transcriptional regulator — MREPAGRAQRRGGGSRKPREERWAELFAVATEVFYEKGYEGASLQDIADRLGLLKGSLYYYIHSKEDLLFEVMSEVHRQGLANIVALASRPGDPLQRLRNVVVGHVDHMCRNLTGTTVFLHEMAALPAERQEEILGGEHAYRSVFLDLIRKGKAEGLVRADIDPKLASLSILGSVNWVYRWFRPGGEFTPKQIGEHFADLILHSLVAEGASLEKPSPKKRSPH, encoded by the coding sequence ATGCGGGAGCCGGCGGGCAGGGCCCAGCGACGCGGCGGCGGTTCGCGCAAGCCTCGTGAAGAGCGGTGGGCCGAGCTGTTCGCCGTCGCCACCGAGGTCTTCTACGAAAAGGGCTACGAAGGCGCGTCGCTGCAGGACATCGCCGACCGGCTCGGGCTGCTCAAGGGCAGCCTGTACTACTACATCCACTCGAAGGAAGACCTGCTCTTCGAGGTCATGAGCGAGGTGCACCGGCAGGGGCTCGCCAACATCGTCGCGCTGGCGAGCCGGCCGGGGGATCCGTTGCAGCGGCTGCGCAACGTGGTCGTCGGCCACGTCGACCACATGTGCCGCAACCTCACCGGCACCACCGTCTTCCTGCACGAGATGGCCGCCCTGCCGGCCGAGCGCCAAGAGGAGATCCTCGGCGGCGAACACGCCTACCGGTCGGTGTTCCTCGACCTGATCCGCAAGGGCAAGGCCGAAGGCCTGGTGCGCGCCGACATCGATCCCAAGCTCGCCAGCCTGTCGATTCTCGGGTCGGTGAACTGGGTGTACCGCTGGTTCCGGCCCGGGGGCGAGTTCACGCCGAAGCAGATCGGCGAGCACTTCGCCGACCTCATCCTCCACAGCCTCGTGGCCGAGGGTGCGTCGCTGGAGAAGCCTTCGCCGAAGAAGCGTTCCCCGCACTGA
- a CDS encoding FAD-dependent oxidoreductase: protein MNATDALFTPVRVGSLTFANRLVMAPMGTCLDQGGFVTDDTVAYYRRRAEGGVGAITVEGCLVSPDTVGPEPRLSAPEYVPGLNRIVEAVRPHGTVVGVQLMHPGRQVVDGPSVAPSPVPLNSASPTPHELTEPEITRIVADYARAARLAAEAGFDYLEVHGAHGYLPSNFLSPRHNLRTDGYGGTLARRARFSLEVAQAIVAAVDLPLVWRLNGTDAEPGGFDLDSAVTVAQLLEDAGVASISVSSGTWLTLHETLAPMAVRRGHMRPLVKAVRQAVSVPVMAVGRLDDPALAAEVVASGDADLVLLGRGLIAEPDWPNLVRDGRLSAVRPCIACNACVELVGRGERARCSVNPEVGRERTWVVEPATAARRVLVVGSGPSGLEAAWIARLRGHEVSVWERDSSCGGKLGVAGAAPSKQEVVRFRDFQVRRLDELGVEIRTGAPVSARTVAEQRPDVVVVATGAVPLVPPIPGISGPDVHDAQRLLRGELDVAPGTRLVVVGGSATGCETAELMRARGAEVTIVEMRSSTGRGIEAITRRQLVKQLRRDGVRILTKAVVVGIEPGAVHWQPVGEEGAAETIAADLVALAIGWRATGPEVAAELAGEGREVRILGDAELPADFVRAVNAGADAGLAV from the coding sequence GTGAACGCGACGGACGCGCTGTTCACGCCGGTACGGGTCGGCAGTCTGACCTTCGCCAATCGGCTCGTCATGGCCCCGATGGGCACGTGCCTGGACCAGGGCGGGTTCGTCACCGACGACACGGTGGCCTACTACCGGCGCCGCGCCGAGGGGGGCGTCGGGGCGATCACCGTCGAGGGCTGTCTGGTCTCCCCCGACACCGTGGGGCCCGAGCCACGCCTGTCCGCACCGGAGTACGTGCCCGGGCTCAACCGGATCGTCGAGGCGGTCCGCCCGCACGGCACCGTGGTGGGCGTGCAGCTCATGCACCCCGGCCGGCAGGTCGTCGACGGCCCGTCCGTGGCGCCGTCGCCGGTCCCGCTCAACTCGGCCTCGCCCACCCCGCACGAGCTGACCGAACCCGAGATCACCCGCATCGTCGCCGACTACGCGCGGGCCGCACGGTTGGCCGCCGAAGCGGGCTTCGACTACCTCGAGGTGCACGGCGCCCACGGCTACCTGCCGTCGAACTTCCTGTCACCGCGGCACAACCTGCGCACCGACGGCTACGGCGGCACCCTCGCCCGGCGGGCCCGGTTCTCGCTCGAGGTGGCGCAGGCGATCGTCGCCGCGGTTGATCTACCGCTCGTCTGGCGGCTCAACGGCACCGACGCCGAGCCCGGCGGGTTCGATCTCGACTCGGCTGTGACGGTCGCGCAGTTGCTGGAAGACGCAGGCGTCGCGTCGATCTCGGTGTCGTCGGGCACCTGGCTGACGCTGCACGAGACGTTGGCGCCGATGGCCGTGCGGCGCGGGCACATGCGCCCGCTCGTGAAGGCCGTGCGGCAAGCCGTGTCCGTGCCGGTGATGGCCGTGGGGCGTCTGGACGACCCGGCGCTGGCCGCCGAAGTCGTGGCCTCCGGCGACGCGGACTTGGTGCTGCTCGGGCGCGGCCTGATCGCCGAGCCGGACTGGCCGAACCTCGTGCGAGACGGCCGGCTTTCCGCGGTGCGCCCGTGCATCGCGTGCAACGCCTGCGTCGAGCTGGTCGGGCGCGGCGAGCGGGCGCGGTGCTCGGTGAACCCCGAGGTCGGCCGCGAACGCACGTGGGTCGTCGAACCGGCCACGGCCGCGCGGCGCGTGCTGGTGGTGGGCTCGGGGCCGTCGGGGCTGGAGGCGGCGTGGATCGCTCGGCTGCGCGGCCACGAGGTGTCGGTCTGGGAACGCGACAGCTCGTGCGGCGGCAAGCTGGGCGTCGCGGGGGCGGCGCCCAGCAAGCAGGAAGTGGTGCGGTTCCGGGATTTTCAAGTTCGCCGTCTGGACGAGCTGGGCGTGGAGATCCGCACGGGCGCACCGGTGTCCGCCCGGACGGTGGCCGAGCAGCGGCCCGACGTCGTGGTCGTCGCGACCGGTGCGGTTCCGCTGGTGCCTCCCATCCCCGGCATCAGCGGACCGGACGTGCACGACGCGCAGCGGTTGCTGCGCGGGGAGCTCGACGTGGCCCCCGGGACGCGCCTGGTGGTCGTCGGCGGCAGTGCCACCGGCTGCGAAACCGCCGAGCTGATGCGAGCTCGAGGAGCGGAGGTCACGATCGTCGAGATGCGCTCGAGCACCGGCCGCGGCATCGAGGCGATCACGCGGCGGCAGCTGGTGAAGCAGCTCCGCCGCGACGGTGTCCGGATCCTCACGAAAGCCGTGGTCGTCGGGATCGAGCCGGGGGCCGTGCACTGGCAGCCGGTGGGGGAGGAGGGCGCCGCGGAGACGATCGCGGCCGACCTGGTCGCCCTGGCCATCGGCTGGCGCGCGACGGGGCCGGAGGTCGCCGCCGAACTCGCGGGCGAGGGGCGTGAAGTGCGGATCCTCGGCGACGCCGAACTCCCGGCCGATTTCGTCCGCGCGGTGAACGCCGGCGCCGACGCCGGGCTGGCCGTCTGA
- a CDS encoding ferredoxin, whose protein sequence is MKIGQVPDVCQGHAQCYIIDPELFPLNEDGFSGVGAEQEVPPGEEDTAELGVDACPFAALRVLR, encoded by the coding sequence ATGAAGATCGGCCAGGTGCCCGACGTCTGCCAGGGTCACGCGCAGTGCTACATCATCGACCCGGAATTGTTCCCGCTCAACGAAGACGGCTTCTCCGGCGTCGGCGCGGAGCAAGAGGTGCCGCCGGGGGAGGAGGACACCGCCGAACTCGGTGTCGACGCGTGCCCGTTCGCGGCGCTGCGGGTGCTTCGGTGA
- a CDS encoding cytochrome P450, which produces MPTTENAAVPDNLLEPSASADPYPVLRALRDADPVHWSEPHRAWLLTRYDDVSAAFQNKAFSSDRVRPLLAARAGRPEQPSTAVLGLMSSWMVVSDPPAHTRLRKLAAGAFKGQGIARMDGMITRIVDEHIDGFLRGSGAQDLIEHIAYPLPTTVIATMLGAAPEDRDRFREWSDELALVAFGAGGTARADRHERALRGLREMDAYIRELIAKRRTDPGEDMLSALMAHDGDADHLSDDELVAMCALLLFAGHETTTNSIANSVLALLRHPEQLDRLRREPALIGPAVEELLRFDGPIKVLIRWVVAETEVGGRTISPGERVHLVLASANRDPAKFTDPDSLDLERGPNPHLAFGKGIHACIGAQLARMETRIAVSRILARMPGLALAGGPQWKVSLASRAMVALPVTHSARRTP; this is translated from the coding sequence ATGCCCACCACCGAAAACGCCGCCGTGCCCGACAACCTGCTCGAACCGTCGGCGAGCGCCGACCCGTACCCGGTGCTGCGCGCGTTGCGCGACGCGGATCCGGTGCACTGGAGCGAGCCGCACCGGGCGTGGTTGCTCACCCGCTACGACGACGTTTCGGCGGCCTTCCAGAACAAGGCGTTCTCCAGCGACCGGGTCCGGCCGCTGCTCGCCGCGCGCGCCGGCCGGCCCGAGCAGCCCTCGACCGCGGTGCTCGGGCTGATGTCCAGCTGGATGGTGGTCTCCGACCCGCCCGCGCACACACGGCTGCGGAAACTCGCCGCGGGAGCGTTCAAGGGGCAGGGGATCGCCCGCATGGACGGCATGATCACCCGGATCGTCGACGAGCACATCGACGGCTTCCTGCGCGGCTCCGGTGCGCAGGACCTCATCGAGCACATCGCCTATCCGTTGCCCACCACCGTGATCGCCACGATGCTCGGCGCGGCGCCGGAAGACCGGGATCGTTTTCGCGAGTGGTCCGACGAGCTCGCGCTCGTGGCGTTCGGCGCGGGCGGCACGGCGCGGGCCGACCGGCACGAACGGGCGCTGCGCGGCCTGCGGGAGATGGACGCCTACATCCGCGAGCTCATCGCGAAACGGCGCACCGACCCGGGCGAGGACATGCTGTCCGCGCTCATGGCGCACGACGGGGACGCCGACCACCTGTCCGACGACGAGCTCGTCGCGATGTGCGCGCTGCTCCTGTTCGCCGGGCACGAGACCACGACCAACTCCATCGCGAACTCCGTGCTGGCTTTGCTGCGCCACCCCGAGCAGCTCGACCGGCTGCGGCGGGAACCGGCGCTGATCGGTCCCGCCGTCGAGGAGCTGCTGCGGTTCGACGGGCCGATCAAGGTCCTGATCCGCTGGGTCGTCGCGGAAACCGAAGTGGGCGGACGGACGATCTCTCCCGGCGAGCGCGTGCACCTCGTCCTCGCGTCCGCCAACCGCGACCCGGCGAAGTTCACCGACCCGGACTCCCTCGACCTCGAGCGCGGGCCCAACCCGCACCTCGCGTTCGGCAAGGGCATCCACGCCTGCATCGGGGCCCAGCTCGCGCGGATGGAAACCCGGATCGCGGTGAGCCGGATCCTCGCTCGCATGCCCGGGCTCGCCCTCGCCGGGGGTCCACAGTGGAAGGTGAGCTTGGCGTCGCGGGCCATGGTCGCCCTCCCCGTCACGCACAGCGCCCGGAGGACGCCATGA
- a CDS encoding nuclear transport factor 2 family protein, which produces MTEPFVALMRRYVTDYTNRHDVSVCPEIMEPGYVLHMGPHEVAGRDEAYIPAARRQFEQFPGLGLTVHTIVTDGRRLAMRFSEHGRRARDGRLAVWTGIGLYRWNGRRLESNFVEQDYWSRRRQLGSGHPGTVDPPALAPWDTTAEPAEPAAETVVREWLATGAAVQPASAAVRFDDGDAGPALLTDVSSTVDELFSAGSHVAFRVTASGAYAGGLGSAAGGAAGTPATLHLVGLVTVDHGRVAGGWIVRDRLGLARSLAQPAVASS; this is translated from the coding sequence ATGACCGAACCGTTCGTGGCCCTGATGCGCCGCTACGTCACCGACTACACCAACCGCCACGACGTGTCGGTCTGCCCCGAGATCATGGAACCCGGCTACGTCCTGCACATGGGCCCGCACGAGGTCGCCGGCCGCGACGAGGCCTACATCCCCGCGGCGCGGCGGCAGTTCGAGCAGTTCCCCGGGCTGGGTCTCACCGTCCACACGATCGTCACCGACGGCCGGCGGCTGGCCATGCGGTTCTCCGAGCACGGCCGGCGCGCCCGCGACGGGCGGCTCGCGGTGTGGACGGGGATCGGGCTGTACCGCTGGAACGGCCGCCGGCTCGAGTCGAACTTCGTCGAGCAGGACTACTGGTCCCGCCGCCGTCAGCTCGGCTCCGGACACCCGGGCACGGTGGATCCGCCCGCGCTCGCCCCGTGGGACACCACGGCCGAACCGGCGGAACCGGCCGCGGAAACCGTGGTGCGCGAGTGGCTCGCGACCGGCGCGGCCGTCCAGCCGGCGAGCGCTGCCGTCCGCTTCGACGACGGCGACGCGGGGCCCGCCCTGCTGACGGACGTGTCGTCGACCGTCGACGAGCTGTTCTCGGCCGGGTCGCACGTCGCGTTCCGGGTCACCGCTTCGGGTGCGTATGCCGGTGGTCTCGGCTCCGCGGCCGGGGGCGCCGCCGGGACCCCGGCGACCCTGCACCTCGTCGGCCTCGTCACCGTCGACCACGGCCGCGTCGCCGGTGGCTGGATCGTCCGCGACCGGCTCGGGCTGGCGCGCAGCCTCGCGCAGCCGGCCGTCGCCAGCTCCTGA
- a CDS encoding enoyl-CoA hydratase/isomerase family protein — MSNGNGIAASTIRVEAGDTGDGSGVVAVLTIDSPAKLNAMGRGFWPELREALSRLATDGRTRAVIITGAGDKAFSAGGDIASFAELTDVAAKREFQQDCMRTFAAVEESPLPIIAAVNGFAMGGGCELALACDVVVAADTAMFGMPECSVGLVPGFGVLRAPSVIGRQWTKLMMFGGERVDAATALRIGLAQKVVPAGELLSAARELAGRFAAMAPLAVATGKNLVNRGVDRGEFDHSTGALTTLHATADAAEGIAAFLGKRAPRFEGR; from the coding sequence GTGAGCAACGGGAACGGGATCGCGGCAAGCACCATCCGCGTCGAGGCCGGCGACACCGGCGACGGTTCGGGCGTGGTCGCGGTGCTCACCATCGACTCCCCGGCCAAGCTCAACGCGATGGGCCGGGGTTTCTGGCCGGAGCTCAGGGAAGCGCTGTCCCGCTTGGCCACCGACGGCCGGACCCGCGCGGTGATCATCACCGGCGCCGGGGACAAGGCGTTCTCGGCCGGCGGCGACATCGCCAGCTTCGCCGAGCTCACCGACGTCGCCGCCAAACGCGAGTTCCAGCAGGACTGCATGCGCACCTTCGCCGCGGTGGAGGAGTCCCCGCTGCCGATCATCGCGGCGGTGAACGGCTTCGCGATGGGCGGCGGCTGCGAACTCGCCCTCGCCTGCGACGTGGTCGTCGCCGCGGACACCGCGATGTTCGGCATGCCGGAGTGCAGTGTCGGGCTGGTGCCCGGGTTCGGCGTGCTGCGCGCGCCGTCGGTGATCGGCCGGCAGTGGACGAAGCTCATGATGTTCGGCGGCGAACGGGTCGACGCGGCCACCGCGCTGCGGATCGGCCTGGCGCAGAAGGTGGTCCCCGCCGGCGAACTGCTGAGCGCCGCCCGGGAACTCGCCGGGCGGTTCGCCGCGATGGCCCCGCTCGCCGTGGCGACCGGCAAGAACCTGGTCAACCGCGGCGTGGACCGCGGCGAGTTCGACCACTCGACCGGCGCGCTGACCACCCTGCACGCCACCGCCGACGCCGCCGAGGGCATCGCCGCCTTCCTCGGCAAGCGCGCGCCGCGCTTCGAGGGCCGCTGA
- a CDS encoding acyl-CoA carboxylase subunit beta, with protein MATRSTTPGDEAGDPAEVTMADRLAVLREKQEAAHASGGPEGLRRHRESGRLPVRERIGLLVDAGTWFEIGALALPELRREKPIPGDAVVTGFGLLDGRRIGVIGIDSSVVAGTTAPISMRKQGRLIEHAQRHGFPLVLLCDADGGRMPDVSGWRFSGLPLDFTTFLKPPPGQPVVPRAAAVLGPSYGDSALHASTAHFVVMVRSGSIALSGPSVVEPAIGEKVTDTELGGPAAATEAGNAHLVVDTEADAIDAIAAFLSYLPQNSAQRPPLAPPLPPARNPADLDSIVPLGPRSGYDMRDVFACIADEASILPWADGWGPSLLCALARIEGRPVGLIGNQPIVRAGALETPSLAKERTFVRLCDTFGLPLVFLHDVPGLMIGTQAERGGILHGYEGLVSAIAEATVPKVGVVLRKAYGGGHFAMGGRPTKPDFLYAWPSAELGFMAPETGIRTIHRRRLERVLAEEGPAAHAALVAQLTEEWISEAEPWEAAAHLSLDDVIEPARTRDVIATSIEIASGGPA; from the coding sequence GTGGCGACGAGGAGCACCACCCCGGGTGACGAAGCCGGCGATCCGGCCGAGGTCACGATGGCCGACCGGCTCGCCGTGCTCCGCGAGAAGCAGGAGGCCGCGCACGCCAGCGGCGGGCCCGAAGGCCTGCGCCGGCACCGCGAATCCGGCCGCCTGCCGGTGCGGGAGCGCATCGGCCTGCTCGTCGACGCCGGCACCTGGTTCGAGATCGGCGCCCTCGCGCTGCCGGAATTGCGGCGCGAGAAGCCGATCCCCGGCGACGCCGTGGTGACCGGTTTCGGCCTGCTCGACGGCCGCCGCATCGGTGTGATCGGCATCGACTCCTCCGTGGTCGCGGGAACCACCGCGCCCATCAGCATGCGCAAGCAGGGCCGGCTGATCGAGCACGCCCAGCGCCACGGTTTCCCCCTCGTCCTCCTGTGCGACGCCGACGGCGGCCGCATGCCGGACGTGTCCGGCTGGCGCTTCTCCGGGCTGCCACTGGATTTCACGACCTTCCTCAAGCCGCCGCCCGGGCAACCGGTCGTGCCGAGAGCCGCGGCCGTGCTCGGCCCGAGCTACGGCGACTCCGCCCTGCACGCCTCGACCGCCCACTTCGTCGTGATGGTCCGCAGCGGCTCGATCGCACTGTCGGGCCCGTCGGTCGTAGAGCCGGCGATCGGGGAGAAGGTCACCGACACCGAACTCGGTGGCCCGGCCGCGGCGACCGAAGCCGGCAACGCCCACCTCGTCGTCGACACCGAGGCGGACGCGATCGACGCCATCGCCGCGTTCCTGTCCTACCTGCCGCAGAACTCGGCCCAGCGGCCGCCGCTCGCGCCGCCGCTGCCGCCCGCGCGGAACCCGGCCGACCTCGACTCGATCGTCCCGCTCGGCCCGCGTTCGGGGTACGACATGCGCGACGTCTTCGCCTGCATCGCCGACGAAGCGAGCATCCTGCCGTGGGCGGACGGCTGGGGCCCCAGCCTCCTGTGCGCGCTCGCGCGGATCGAAGGCCGGCCGGTCGGGCTCATCGGCAACCAGCCGATCGTGCGGGCCGGCGCGCTGGAAACGCCCAGCCTCGCCAAGGAACGCACGTTCGTGCGGCTGTGCGACACCTTCGGCCTGCCGCTGGTGTTCCTGCACGACGTGCCCGGCCTGATGATCGGGACCCAAGCCGAACGCGGTGGCATCCTGCACGGCTACGAAGGACTCGTCTCCGCGATCGCCGAGGCCACCGTGCCGAAGGTCGGCGTGGTGCTGCGCAAGGCCTACGGCGGCGGCCACTTCGCGATGGGCGGGCGCCCGACCAAACCGGACTTCCTCTACGCGTGGCCCAGCGCCGAACTCGGCTTCATGGCGCCCGAAACCGGCATCCGCACGATCCACCGGCGCCGGCTGGAGCGGGTGCTGGCCGAGGAAGGCCCGGCGGCGCACGCGGCACTCGTAGCGCAGCTGACCGAGGAGTGGATCAGCGAAGCCGAGCCGTGGGAAGCCGCCGCGCACCTGTCGCTGGACGACGTCATCGAACCGGCCCGCACGAGGGACGTCATCGCGACGAGCATCGAGATCGCATCGGGAGGACCTGCGTGA
- a CDS encoding biotin carboxylase N-terminal domain-containing protein, whose product MPIGTVLVANRGEIAVRIIRACHELGLRAVAVYSDADAGALHVRLADEAHRIGPAPARASYLDVDAVLDAAKAAGADLVHPGYGLLSEDAAFAEAVAAAGLTFVGPPAEIIARLGDKVAARAVAEKCGVPVPPGTGDLTAEQAVAEAERIGFPLVVKASFGGGGRGMRVVASATGLVEAMAAAGREADAAFGRPEVHLERYLRPVRHVEVQVLGDAHGTVVHLADRDCSVQRRHQKLIEEAPAFGLPDAVRTALRDAAVTLAREVGYVGAGTVEFLLLPESGEFFFLEMNTRLQVEHGVTELVTGLDIVAAQLRIALGEPLPFTQDDVVVRGHAIQARIAAEDPWAGFRPAPGTVSGLALPLGPGVRNDFGVEPGGSVPAMYDSLFGKVLAHGSDRDAARRRLAGALAELRVAGVPTTAPYLRTILESDSFTEGRHDTGSVEREWVPDPAEAPAAPGPVAVDRPAADAVPARRVRISTDRGPVEIAVYGRARRPGAVAGPSDRPLRDGATSRTADAVAGGVPAAPMDATVVAIRVEPGQEIAAGEVVAVLEAMKMEMEVRTEASGVVGAVLVTPGTSVAAGAPLITLA is encoded by the coding sequence ATGCCAATCGGGACCGTCCTCGTGGCGAACCGCGGCGAGATCGCCGTTCGCATCATCCGCGCGTGCCACGAGCTCGGCCTGCGCGCCGTCGCGGTGTACAGCGACGCCGACGCCGGAGCCTTGCACGTGCGGCTCGCCGACGAGGCGCACCGGATCGGGCCCGCGCCGGCTCGCGCGTCCTATCTCGACGTCGACGCCGTGCTGGATGCCGCGAAGGCGGCCGGTGCGGACCTCGTGCACCCGGGTTACGGCTTGCTGAGCGAGGACGCGGCGTTCGCGGAGGCGGTCGCCGCGGCCGGGCTGACGTTCGTCGGGCCGCCCGCGGAGATCATCGCGCGCCTGGGCGACAAGGTGGCGGCGCGCGCGGTCGCCGAGAAGTGCGGCGTGCCGGTGCCACCGGGCACGGGTGACCTGACGGCCGAGCAGGCCGTGGCCGAGGCGGAACGGATCGGGTTCCCGCTCGTGGTCAAGGCGTCGTTCGGCGGTGGCGGGCGGGGGATGCGCGTGGTGGCCTCGGCCACCGGCCTGGTCGAGGCGATGGCAGCCGCCGGGCGGGAAGCGGACGCCGCGTTCGGGCGGCCGGAGGTGCACCTCGAGCGCTACCTGCGGCCGGTGCGCCACGTCGAGGTGCAGGTGCTCGGCGACGCGCACGGCACGGTCGTCCACCTCGCCGACCGCGACTGCTCGGTGCAGCGTCGCCACCAGAAGCTGATCGAGGAAGCCCCGGCGTTCGGCCTGCCGGACGCGGTCCGCACTGCGCTGCGGGACGCGGCCGTGACACTGGCGCGGGAGGTCGGGTACGTGGGCGCGGGGACCGTCGAGTTCCTGCTGCTGCCGGAATCCGGCGAGTTCTTCTTCCTGGAGATGAACACGCGGCTGCAGGTCGAGCACGGTGTGACGGAGCTCGTCACCGGCCTCGACATCGTCGCGGCGCAGCTGCGGATCGCACTGGGTGAGCCGCTGCCGTTCACCCAGGACGACGTGGTGGTGCGCGGGCACGCGATCCAGGCGCGCATCGCCGCCGAGGACCCGTGGGCGGGCTTCCGGCCGGCACCGGGCACCGTGTCCGGGCTGGCCCTGCCCCTGGGCCCCGGCGTCCGCAACGACTTCGGCGTCGAGCCGGGCGGCTCGGTCCCGGCGATGTACGACTCGCTGTTCGGCAAAGTCCTCGCCCACGGCAGTGATCGCGACGCCGCGCGCCGCCGGCTCGCCGGTGCGCTCGCGGAGCTGCGGGTCGCGGGCGTGCCGACGACGGCGCCGTACCTCCGGACGATCCTCGAGTCGGATTCGTTCACCGAAGGCAGGCACGACACGGGATCGGTGGAACGGGAGTGGGTGCCGGATCCGGCCGAGGCCCCCGCGGCTCCCGGGCCGGTGGCCGTGGACCGCCCCGCGGCGGATGCCGTGCCCGCCCGGCGGGTCCGGATCAGCACGGACCGGGGGCCGGTGGAGATCGCCGTCTACGGCCGCGCGCGGCGGCCCGGGGCGGTCGCCGGACCGTCGGATCGCCCATTGCGCGACGGCGCAACCAGCCGCACCGCGGACGCGGTGGCCGGCGGAGTGCCGGCAGCGCCGATGGACGCGACCGTCGTCGCGATCCGCGTCGAGCCCGGCCAGGAGATCGCCGCGGGCGAGGTCGTCGCGGTGCTGGAGGCGATGAAGATGGAGATGGAGGTGCGCACGGAGGCAAGCGGCGTCGTCGGTGCCGTCCTCGTCACGCCCGGCACCTCCGTGGCCGCCGGAGCACCGCTGATCACACTCGCCTGA
- a CDS encoding SDR family NAD(P)-dependent oxidoreductase has product MSDIAAPLAGRTALVTGGSRGVGRAVALRLAAGGAAVAVNYRRDAAAAEEVVAGIAAEGGTAVAYRASVDDTDAVATMVQRIRVDLGPIDLLVSNAGTASRGTPVADTDEQEYLRLLRVHTLGPLALIRSLLPDLRAAPRGDVIVVSSAIVDTAPGGGAAYSMAKAAMETAARTLAYEERASGVRVNIVAPGLVATDMGERLVAASGAPTLADLDARYPFGRVARPEDIAGVVAFLASSAADYLTAQRIRIDGGGPDIPIVAVPES; this is encoded by the coding sequence ATGTCCGACATCGCCGCACCGCTGGCGGGGCGCACCGCGCTCGTGACCGGAGGTTCGCGCGGCGTCGGCCGCGCGGTGGCCCTGCGGCTGGCGGCCGGCGGTGCCGCGGTCGCGGTCAACTACCGGCGCGACGCCGCGGCGGCCGAGGAGGTCGTCGCGGGGATCGCCGCCGAGGGCGGGACCGCAGTCGCCTACCGCGCGTCGGTCGACGACACGGACGCCGTCGCCACGATGGTGCAGCGGATCCGGGTCGACCTGGGCCCCATCGACCTCCTCGTCAGCAACGCGGGCACCGCGAGCCGCGGCACCCCCGTCGCGGACACCGACGAGCAGGAGTACCTGCGCCTGTTGCGCGTTCACACGCTGGGCCCGCTGGCGCTGATCCGGTCCCTGCTGCCGGACCTGCGCGCGGCGCCGCGCGGCGACGTGATCGTGGTGTCCAGCGCCATCGTCGACACCGCCCCGGGCGGCGGCGCGGCCTACTCCATGGCGAAGGCCGCCATGGAGACCGCCGCACGCACCCTGGCCTACGAAGAACGGGCGAGCGGCGTGCGCGTGAACATCGTCGCGCCCGGCCTGGTCGCCACGGACATGGGCGAACGCCTGGTGGCGGCGTCGGGCGCCCCCACCCTCGCGGACCTCGACGCCCGCTACCCCTTCGGCCGCGTGGCGCGGCCCGAGGACATCGCCGGCGTGGTGGCCTTTCTCGCCTCTTCCGCCGCCGACTACCTGACCGCGCAACGCATCCGCATCGACGGCGGCGGCCCGGACATCCCGATCGTCGCCGTCCCGGAGTCCTGA